In Canis lupus dingo isolate Sandy chromosome 27, ASM325472v2, whole genome shotgun sequence, one genomic interval encodes:
- the LOC112665479 gene encoding islet amyloid polypeptide → MCLLKLPVVLIILSVALNHLKATPIKSHQMEKRKCNTATCATQRLANFLVRTSNNLGAILSPTNVGSNTYGKRNTIEILNRGPLNYLPL, encoded by the exons ATGTGTCTCCTGAAGCTGCCAGTAGTTCTCATCATACTCTCGGTTGCATTAAACCATCTGAAGGCTACTCCCATTAAAAg TCACCAGATGGAAAAGCGGAAATGCAACACTGCCACGTGTGCGACTCAACGCCTGGCAAATTTCTTGGTTCGTACTAGCAATAATCTTGGTGCCATTCTCTCGCCTACCAATGTGGGATCCAATACATATGGCAAGAGAAACACAATTGAGATTTTAAACAGGGGACCATTGAATTACTTACCACTTTAG